In Dolichospermum flos-aquae CCAP 1403/13F, the following proteins share a genomic window:
- a CDS encoding DevA family ABC transporter ATP-binding protein: MQTLNFPKPVISIQNLDHYFGNGQLRKQVLFNINLTINTGEIVIMTGPSGSGKTTLLTLAGGLRSAQFGSLQILGNELCKANAKQLTQARRTNGYIFQAHNLHGSLTAIQNVRMGLELHPKMSRKEMLIQSQKMLEEVGLGNRLNYYPDNLSGGQKQRVAIARALVSQPKIVLADEPTAALDKQSGRDVVELMQKLAKEHGCTILLVTHDNRILDIADRIVYMEDGHLVREKSDSLQDVVG, encoded by the coding sequence ATGCAAACTCTTAACTTTCCCAAACCTGTAATCTCCATCCAAAACCTCGATCATTATTTTGGAAATGGACAACTGCGAAAACAAGTTTTATTTAATATCAACCTCACCATTAATACAGGTGAAATTGTGATTATGACAGGTCCATCTGGCTCAGGTAAAACCACATTATTAACCTTAGCTGGTGGATTGCGTTCGGCTCAATTTGGCAGTTTGCAGATATTAGGCAACGAACTCTGTAAAGCCAATGCAAAACAATTAACCCAAGCGCGACGGACTAACGGTTATATTTTTCAAGCTCATAATTTACATGGTAGCTTAACAGCAATTCAAAATGTGAGAATGGGTTTAGAATTACATCCGAAAATGTCTCGAAAAGAAATGTTAATCCAATCACAAAAAATGCTAGAAGAGGTAGGATTAGGAAATCGGCTTAATTATTATCCAGATAACTTATCAGGGGGACAAAAACAACGAGTTGCGATTGCGCGTGCATTGGTAAGTCAACCAAAAATAGTTCTAGCAGATGAACCTACCGCCGCACTTGATAAACAATCGGGACGAGATGTAGTAGAATTAATGCAGAAACTAGCAAAAGAGCATGGTTGTACAATTTTGCTTGTTACCCACGATAACCGCATTTTAGATATTGCTGACCGAATTGTTTACATGGAAGATGGCCATCTTGTCCGAGAAAAAAGTGATTCTTTGCAAGATGTAGTTGGTTAA